A single region of the Thermodesulfatator indicus DSM 15286 genome encodes:
- the rpsI gene encoding 30S ribosomal protein S9: MAKNPERFYATGKRKTAIARVWIMPGSGKFKVNNKDFEDYFSDNVVARHVVEQPFNVTGTSGKFDIICTVKGGGKSAQAEAIRHGVARALIVYNEELRPSLKKAGFLTRDARVKERKKYGLRGARRGQQYSKR, encoded by the coding sequence ATGGCCAAGAATCCTGAAAGATTTTACGCTACTGGTAAGAGAAAGACCGCTATTGCCCGCGTCTGGATTATGCCTGGAAGCGGCAAATTTAAGGTAAACAACAAAGATTTTGAAGACTACTTTTCTGATAATGTAGTAGCCAGGCATGTGGTAGAGCAGCCTTTTAACGTAACTGGTACTTCTGGCAAGTTTGACATTATTTGCACGGTTAAAGGTGGAGGGAAATCTGCCCAGGCTGAAGCCATAAGGCACGGGGTAGCTCGAGCTTTAATCGTTTATAACGAAGAGCTTCGTCCTTCCCTTAAGAAAGCAGGCTTTCTTACCCGTGACGCCCGTGTTAAAGAGCGTAAAAAGTACGGGCTTCGTGGGGCAAGGCGCGGCCAGCAATACTCCAAGCGTTAA
- a CDS encoding ABC transporter ATP-binding protein has translation MDTVLEVENLSKKFSTSWALKDVSFSLYRGEILGIVGPNGAGKTTLINCLLGLILPTSGTIKYFGLSFSRYRSQVLEKVNFASNYVGLPLSLTLEENLLVYAHLYHLKNTKEKISELLKLFGLWEKRKQRTRTLSSGQMMRLCLAKALLNDPQILLLDEPTAGLDPEIARETRDLLLKLSHEQNTSIIITSHNLAEIERISDRLLILQKGQIKALGTTEELLKKFEAQSLEELYFRLNL, from the coding sequence ATGGATACTGTTCTTGAAGTAGAAAATCTTAGCAAAAAATTTAGCACTTCTTGGGCTTTAAAAGACGTTTCTTTTTCACTTTATCGGGGAGAAATCTTGGGGATTGTTGGGCCCAATGGAGCAGGAAAGACTACGCTGATAAATTGTCTTTTGGGTTTAATTTTGCCTACCAGCGGAACTATTAAATATTTTGGTTTATCCTTCTCAAGGTATCGCTCACAGGTCCTTGAAAAGGTAAATTTTGCCTCAAATTACGTCGGTCTTCCGTTATCTTTGACCCTTGAAGAAAACCTCCTGGTTTATGCCCATCTTTATCACCTTAAAAATACAAAAGAAAAAATCAGCGAATTACTCAAACTTTTTGGCCTTTGGGAAAAGAGAAAACAACGTACGCGGACCCTTTCTTCAGGCCAGATGATGCGTCTTTGCTTGGCCAAGGCTTTACTCAATGATCCTCAAATATTGCTTTTAGATGAACCCACCGCTGGCCTTGACCCGGAGATAGCCAGGGAAACCCGTGATCTTTTACTAAAGCTAAGCCACGAACAAAACACCAGCATTATTATTACTTCCCATAACCTTGCCGAAATAGAACGTATAAGTGACCGCCTTCTTATTCTTCAGAAAGGTCAGATAAAAGCCCTGGGCACTACCGAAGAGCTTTTAAAAAAGTTTGAGGCCCAAAGCTTAGAAGAACTTTATTTCAGGTTAAACCTATGA
- the argC gene encoding N-acetyl-gamma-glutamyl-phosphate reductase: protein MLKIAIIGATGYTGLELLRILAKHPEVEIVSVTSRQEAGKKVREVFPFESYFAELVFEEPDVSKIAPRVDLVFLCVPHGAAAETARAFLEAGVKVIDLSADFRLKDAAVYESWYKTKHPCPELLSKAVYGLPEIYREEIKGASLVANPGCYPTASILPLVPLLKEKLIEPQSIIIDAKSGVSGAGRSAKLRLIFCEVNEDFCAYNVAVHRHTPEIEQELNQASGFSFHINFTTHLVPMSRGILATSYAEVKEGVTERDLREALKSAYAREPFIKILDEGLYPQTAHVKGTNLCLIGLKFDPRTGRAIIISAIDNLVKGASGQAVQNMNLMAGFPETLGLEKRPLFP from the coding sequence ATGCTTAAAATAGCTATCATAGGGGCTACTGGTTATACCGGGCTTGAGTTGTTACGCATTTTAGCCAAACACCCAGAAGTAGAAATTGTTTCGGTTACTTCTCGTCAGGAAGCTGGCAAAAAAGTTAGAGAAGTTTTCCCTTTTGAAAGTTATTTTGCCGAACTTGTCTTTGAGGAGCCTGATGTTTCTAAGATTGCTCCCAGGGTTGACTTAGTTTTTCTCTGTGTGCCTCATGGGGCGGCGGCTGAAACCGCGAGGGCCTTTCTTGAAGCCGGGGTTAAGGTGATTGACCTTTCGGCAGACTTTCGCCTTAAAGACGCCGCAGTTTACGAAAGCTGGTACAAAACTAAACACCCCTGTCCGGAATTGCTTTCAAAGGCTGTTTACGGTCTTCCTGAAATTTATCGTGAAGAGATAAAAGGGGCTTCTCTGGTAGCCAATCCTGGCTGTTATCCCACCGCCAGTATTTTGCCTCTTGTACCTTTACTTAAAGAGAAACTTATTGAACCTCAAAGCATTATCATTGACGCTAAAAGTGGTGTTTCTGGAGCGGGGCGGAGTGCTAAACTGCGCCTTATTTTTTGTGAAGTTAACGAAGACTTTTGTGCTTACAACGTGGCGGTTCATCGCCATACCCCTGAGATTGAACAAGAATTAAATCAGGCGTCAGGTTTTTCTTTTCACATAAACTTTACCACCCACTTGGTGCCTATGAGCCGAGGGATTTTGGCCACCTCTTACGCGGAAGTAAAAGAAGGTGTCACTGAAAGGGATTTGAGAGAGGCTTTAAAAAGCGCTTACGCCCGTGAACCTTTCATCAAAATCCTAGATGAAGGGCTCTATCCCCAAACCGCCCACGTGAAAGGTACCAATCTTTGCCTTATCGGCCTAAAGTTTGACCCTCGCACGGGTAGAGCTATAATAATTTCAGCCATTGACAACTTAGTTAAAGGGGCAAGTGGGCAGGCCGTGCAGAATATGAACCTTATGGCTGGTTTCCCTGAAACCCTTGGTCTTGAAAAGAGGCCTCTTTTCCCCTGA
- the ftsY gene encoding signal recognition particle-docking protein FtsY — translation MFKWLRKKDNSQAEEAQKKKLLGKFKERLSRTREKLKEGLSEVFVIERNVDEAFFEELEEALITADINIDTIKRLLTPLRMRVSQGELLKTSEFKEALKAEMLKILSLEPPPFPPEARPAAVFVVGVNGVGKTTSIAKLGYRLKNSGFSVLFVAADTFRAAAIEQLENWGNRLEIPVIKQKLGADPASVVFEGLKAAKSRNIDVALIDTAGRLHTKYNLMEELKKMARVAGKAIEEAPHQNILVIDATTGQNAVSQVKWFKEALPIHTLIVTKMDGTAKGGIVLTLAHLFKIPISFIGLGEKLEDLEPFDPEAFVNAIIP, via the coding sequence ATGTTCAAGTGGTTACGAAAAAAAGATAATAGCCAGGCTGAAGAAGCTCAGAAAAAAAAGCTTTTAGGCAAGTTTAAGGAAAGGCTTTCACGCACCAGGGAAAAACTCAAAGAAGGCCTCAGCGAAGTATTCGTTATTGAAAGAAATGTTGATGAGGCCTTTTTTGAAGAATTAGAAGAAGCCCTTATAACTGCTGATATTAACATTGATACCATCAAGAGACTCCTTACCCCTCTAAGAATGAGGGTTTCTCAGGGCGAACTTTTAAAAACCTCCGAGTTCAAAGAGGCCTTAAAGGCCGAGATGTTAAAAATTCTTTCCCTTGAACCGCCGCCATTCCCGCCTGAAGCAAGACCAGCGGCTGTTTTTGTAGTCGGTGTAAACGGGGTTGGCAAAACCACATCTATTGCCAAGCTGGGTTATCGTTTGAAAAACAGCGGGTTTTCGGTGCTCTTCGTAGCGGCTGATACTTTCCGGGCCGCGGCTATTGAACAGCTTGAAAACTGGGGGAATCGTTTAGAAATCCCCGTTATCAAGCAAAAACTCGGGGCAGACCCAGCCTCAGTAGTATTTGAGGGCCTAAAAGCAGCTAAAAGCCGTAATATAGATGTGGCTCTTATAGACACCGCAGGTCGCCTTCACACTAAATACAACCTCATGGAAGAACTCAAAAAAATGGCAAGAGTAGCTGGTAAAGCTATCGAGGAAGCCCCTCATCAAAATATCCTGGTTATTGATGCTACCACCGGCCAAAACGCTGTAAGCCAGGTCAAATGGTTTAAAGAAGCTTTACCCATACACACTCTCATTGTAACCAAAATGGACGGCACCGCCAAAGGCGGCATAGTTTTAACACTGGCTCATCTCTTTAAAATCCCTATATCTTTCATCGGTTTAGGTGAAAAACTGGAAGATCTCGAACCTTTTGATCCTGAAGCCTTTGTAAATGCTATTATTCCTTAA
- a CDS encoding pyridoxal phosphate-dependent aminotransferase: MKEKLATRVKQLKPSATLAVNAKAKALKAKGIDIINLSAGEPDFDTPEHIKKAAIKAIEEGFTRYTPVAGIPELREAIVNQIAKDYGLTYVPDEVVVTCGAKQALFNLAQALFEPGDEVLILAPYWVSYPPIVELAGATPVIVSSSKENNFEPQTEDIAKAITEKTKGIILNSPSNPTGQIYSRGFLEELAQICQEKGLVIISDDIYDKLRFDGQGPENILTVAPDLREQTVMVNGVSKTYAMTGWRIGWAVGPQDIIKAVSKIQGQSTSNATSVAQKAALEALTGPQDCVSEMCNSFKRRAKLLYDEINKIPGLSLPEPKGTFYAFVDFSNYYGKKAPSGLEIKDSLSICEYLLEEAKVATVPGVAFGDDRFLRISFASADEDIKQGISRIADALGKLA, translated from the coding sequence GTGAAAGAAAAACTAGCCACCAGGGTCAAACAACTTAAACCTTCGGCTACGCTGGCGGTAAACGCCAAGGCCAAAGCTCTAAAAGCCAAAGGTATAGACATTATCAACCTTTCGGCCGGTGAACCCGACTTTGATACGCCTGAACACATAAAAAAGGCCGCCATTAAGGCCATAGAAGAAGGGTTTACCCGCTATACGCCGGTGGCCGGCATTCCCGAACTTCGGGAAGCCATCGTTAACCAAATAGCCAAAGATTACGGCCTAACTTACGTGCCTGACGAGGTGGTGGTGACCTGTGGGGCCAAACAGGCTTTATTTAATCTGGCTCAGGCCCTTTTTGAGCCCGGAGACGAAGTGCTAATCCTTGCTCCTTACTGGGTATCTTATCCGCCTATAGTTGAACTGGCCGGAGCCACACCGGTAATTGTTTCTTCTAGCAAAGAGAACAACTTTGAGCCCCAAACAGAAGATATCGCCAAGGCCATAACCGAAAAGACCAAAGGTATCATCTTAAATAGCCCTTCAAACCCTACCGGGCAGATTTATAGCCGCGGCTTTCTGGAAGAACTGGCCCAAATTTGTCAGGAAAAGGGCCTTGTAATTATTTCCGATGACATTTATGACAAACTCCGCTTTGATGGCCAGGGGCCAGAAAACATTCTCACGGTGGCGCCTGATTTGCGGGAGCAGACGGTCATGGTAAACGGTGTTTCAAAAACTTACGCTATGACTGGATGGCGTATAGGCTGGGCCGTGGGGCCTCAGGATATTATCAAGGCGGTGTCAAAGATTCAGGGTCAAAGCACTTCAAACGCTACATCCGTGGCCCAAAAGGCGGCTTTAGAAGCGCTCACCGGGCCGCAAGATTGTGTATCGGAAATGTGTAATTCTTTTAAGCGGCGGGCCAAACTTCTATACGACGAAATCAATAAAATTCCCGGCCTGAGTTTGCCTGAGCCCAAAGGCACCTTCTATGCTTTCGTTGATTTTTCAAACTATTACGGTAAGAAAGCCCCCTCGGGCCTGGAGATAAAAGATTCTCTTAGTATTTGTGAATATCTTTTGGAAGAGGCAAAAGTGGCTACGGTGCCAGGGGTGGCCTTTGGTGACGACCGCTTTTTAAGGATTTCTTTTGCCAGCGCCGATGAGGATATTAAGCAGGGGATATCCCGGATTGCTGACGCGTTAGGAAAACTTGCTTAA
- the truA gene encoding tRNA pseudouridine(38-40) synthase TruA encodes MRNIKLTISYDGTNYLGWQKQKVGPTIQGVLEDTLKRLLGHKIKLRAAGRTDAGVHALGQVANFLTTNKMALEDMHRALNALLPRDISIVKVEEVPIKFNAQYDARYKTYFYQIYNHPIRNPIVRLYSWWVPQKLDIEAMKACVPLFVGQKDFASFKKAGTETKTTVRTVLSAELKRVPGVAGMLRFEISGRGFLRYMVRNIVGALVEVGLGKLTYEELASILEAKDRSLAPPPAPPQGLFLKEVIYKDKRRASRERKTSHQGQTT; translated from the coding sequence ATGCGGAACATAAAACTCACTATCTCTTATGATGGTACCAATTATCTCGGCTGGCAAAAACAAAAGGTAGGCCCTACCATCCAGGGGGTCCTTGAAGACACCCTTAAGAGACTACTTGGCCATAAAATTAAACTCAGGGCCGCTGGACGCACAGATGCCGGGGTCCATGCTCTGGGGCAGGTGGCCAATTTTCTTACTACCAACAAAATGGCCCTAGAAGATATGCATCGGGCGCTAAATGCCCTTCTTCCCAGGGACATATCCATAGTTAAGGTAGAGGAAGTGCCCATCAAGTTTAATGCCCAGTATGATGCCAGGTACAAGACTTATTTTTACCAGATTTATAATCATCCCATTCGCAATCCCATCGTCAGGCTTTATTCCTGGTGGGTGCCGCAAAAGCTTGATATAGAAGCCATGAAGGCCTGCGTGCCGCTTTTTGTTGGGCAAAAAGATTTTGCCAGTTTTAAGAAAGCCGGGACGGAAACCAAGACCACGGTGCGCACCGTCCTTTCCGCGGAACTCAAACGGGTGCCAGGAGTGGCTGGCATGCTTCGTTTTGAGATTTCGGGAAGGGGTTTTTTGCGCTATATGGTAAGAAATATCGTAGGGGCTCTAGTGGAAGTAGGCCTGGGTAAGCTAACCTATGAAGAACTCGCCAGTATTTTGGAAGCCAAGGATAGGTCCCTTGCGCCACCACCTGCGCCACCACAAGGCCTATTTCTTAAGGAAGTAATTTACAAAGATAAAAGGAGGGCTTCTCGTGAAAGAAAAACTAGCCACCAGGGTCAAACAACTTAA
- a CDS encoding branched-chain amino acid aminotransferase, whose product MEIKLELLPPEKRRKLDLEGDLPFGCIFTDHMFLMYYQEGKGWYDAQIKPYEPICLDPAATVFHYSQTIFEGLKAYYGVDGRIRLFRPERNMARMNYSAKRMCMPAIDKEFALHAIKTLVDLEKGWIPKEIGSALYIRPVLMGTEAFLGVKPSSEYIFFIILSPVGAYYKEGFNPIKIYVTDKYVRAVPGGVGDVKTGGNYAASLMASEEAAKLGYTQVLWLDAIERRYVEEVGTMNIFFYFEDELVTPALTGTILPGITRESVIQMAKDWGLKVNERRITIDEVIEGAETGRLKECFGTGTAAVISPVGYLAYKGKEYVINQGQTGPLAQRLFEELTGIQYGEKPDPYGWIQFVP is encoded by the coding sequence ATGGAAATAAAATTAGAGCTTTTACCTCCAGAAAAACGTCGGAAATTAGATCTTGAAGGAGATCTTCCTTTTGGCTGTATTTTCACTGACCACATGTTTCTGATGTATTACCAAGAAGGTAAAGGGTGGTATGATGCCCAGATAAAACCTTACGAACCAATCTGCCTTGATCCTGCAGCCACCGTTTTTCATTATAGCCAAACTATATTTGAAGGCCTTAAGGCCTATTACGGAGTGGACGGTCGAATCCGGCTTTTTCGGCCAGAACGTAATATGGCCCGCATGAACTACTCAGCCAAACGTATGTGTATGCCAGCTATTGACAAAGAATTTGCTCTTCACGCTATTAAAACTTTAGTTGATCTTGAAAAAGGCTGGATACCAAAAGAAATAGGTTCGGCTCTTTATATCAGGCCGGTACTGATGGGAACAGAAGCATTTTTAGGTGTAAAGCCGAGCAGTGAATATATTTTTTTCATTATCCTTTCTCCGGTAGGAGCTTATTATAAGGAAGGTTTTAACCCTATAAAAATTTACGTTACAGACAAGTATGTCCGTGCTGTGCCTGGTGGTGTGGGGGATGTGAAAACCGGCGGCAATTATGCGGCCAGCCTTATGGCTTCTGAAGAGGCAGCTAAATTAGGCTACACACAGGTTCTCTGGCTGGATGCCATTGAGCGCCGTTATGTAGAAGAAGTCGGCACTATGAATATATTCTTCTACTTTGAAGACGAGCTGGTAACACCAGCGCTTACAGGTACAATTCTTCCCGGAATTACCAGGGAATCAGTTATCCAGATGGCCAAAGACTGGGGGCTTAAAGTCAATGAGCGCCGTATCACTATTGATGAAGTTATTGAGGGAGCTGAAACTGGCCGTCTAAAAGAATGTTTTGGTACAGGTACGGCTGCTGTTATTTCGCCAGTAGGCTATTTGGCTTATAAGGGTAAAGAGTATGTCATCAACCAGGGCCAAACAGGTCCTCTCGCTCAAAGGCTTTTTGAAGAGCTTACCGGGATCCAGTATGGCGAGAAGCCTGACCCTTACGGCTGGATACAGTTCGTTCCCTGA
- the rplM gene encoding 50S ribosomal protein L13, which yields MAIFTSQTPMLKKEEVKRPWYVVDAKGKTLGRLASIIAYRLQGKHRPDYTPHVDAGDFIVVINADKIKLTGKKLDQKIYWRHSGYMGGIKLTPAKKMLNKKPEEVIRLAVKRMLPKNRLGRKMLKKLKVYRGETHPHTAQKPKALEI from the coding sequence ATGGCGATATTTACATCTCAGACCCCGATGTTGAAAAAAGAAGAAGTAAAAAGGCCCTGGTATGTGGTTGACGCCAAAGGCAAGACTTTAGGCCGCTTAGCAAGCATAATTGCTTATCGTTTGCAGGGTAAACACCGTCCGGATTATACCCCACATGTGGATGCCGGAGATTTTATCGTGGTAATAAATGCCGATAAAATAAAGCTTACTGGCAAAAAACTGGATCAAAAGATTTACTGGCGGCACTCTGGTTATATGGGTGGTATTAAACTTACGCCAGCCAAAAAGATGCTTAATAAAAAGCCCGAAGAGGTTATCAGGCTGGCGGTAAAACGTATGCTGCCAAAGAATCGTCTTGGGCGTAAAATGCTTAAAAAACTTAAAGTTTATCGGGGAGAAACCCATCCTCATACTGCCCAGAAACCAAAAGCTTTAGAAATTTAA
- a CDS encoding ABC transporter permease: MSPRRIYAVILRQLFLYRRSFTRVLDVFYWPTVDLLLWGFITVYLAKAGTTLPPYASFFLGGLILWNILLRAQQGVSVSFLEDIWARNLINLFVSPLKISEYLAALLCISLIKVCLAFAVLSLLASLCFGFGVFKMGFWLLLFILNLCAMGWAIGWVTMSAILWFGQEAEILAWALAFLFLPVSGVFYPVEVLPDTLRLIALFVPASYVFEGMREVLLKQTLHISLLYKAFGLNMVYLTGSLFLFLKVYRKALIKGTIPKIGE; this comes from the coding sequence ATGAGTCCAAGGCGAATTTACGCGGTGATTTTGCGACAGCTTTTTCTTTACCGCCGAAGTTTTACCCGGGTGCTTGATGTCTTTTACTGGCCAACAGTGGATCTCCTTCTCTGGGGTTTTATTACTGTTTATTTGGCCAAAGCCGGTACCACTCTTCCTCCTTACGCCTCTTTTTTCCTGGGAGGCTTAATCCTCTGGAACATACTTTTGAGGGCCCAGCAGGGAGTTTCGGTTTCTTTTCTGGAAGATATATGGGCCAGAAACCTGATCAATCTTTTTGTCTCTCCCTTAAAAATATCCGAATATTTGGCGGCCCTTTTGTGTATAAGTCTAATAAAAGTTTGCTTGGCTTTTGCGGTCCTTTCTCTTTTAGCCAGTCTTTGTTTTGGATTCGGAGTTTTTAAAATGGGTTTTTGGCTGTTGCTCTTTATTTTAAATCTGTGTGCCATGGGCTGGGCTATCGGGTGGGTTACTATGTCAGCTATTTTATGGTTTGGTCAGGAAGCGGAAATTCTCGCCTGGGCCCTTGCTTTTCTTTTCTTGCCGGTATCAGGTGTCTTTTATCCAGTAGAGGTGTTACCTGACACTTTGCGTCTAATAGCTCTCTTTGTCCCGGCCTCTTATGTATTTGAAGGGATGCGAGAAGTGCTTTTAAAGCAAACACTTCATATCTCGCTTTTGTATAAGGCCTTTGGCCTAAATATGGTGTATCTTACTGGAAGTCTTTTTCTTTTCCTAAAGGTTTATAGGAAGGCTTTGATAAAAGGCACTATTCCCAAAATTGGGGAGTGA
- a CDS encoding nucleoside monophosphate kinase, translated as MLKGILLLGPTGVGKSPLGDLLEKTGLYGHKCLHFDFGRELRTIAKGAYRHDILPSERIFIKKVLEEGLLLENEHFYLAEKILSVFLKARVYSGREILIMNGLPRHEGQAKALARKISIRLVVRIEASFEEILERIHRNTGGDRKGRDDDYIELIYRKWQIYKDRTRPLIEFYQKNGAKILKFLVGRFTTPQETLTLIQEKISVNEIKELF; from the coding sequence ATGTTGAAAGGCATTCTACTTCTTGGGCCAACAGGAGTGGGTAAGAGCCCTCTGGGGGATCTTTTAGAAAAAACTGGGCTCTACGGCCATAAGTGTTTACACTTTGACTTTGGCCGCGAGTTAAGGACTATTGCCAAAGGGGCTTATCGTCACGACATTCTACCTTCAGAACGTATTTTCATAAAAAAGGTTCTTGAAGAAGGTCTCCTCCTTGAAAATGAACACTTTTATTTGGCCGAAAAAATCCTTAGCGTGTTTTTAAAGGCCAGAGTTTATTCTGGCCGCGAAATACTAATCATGAACGGGCTTCCTCGCCATGAAGGACAGGCCAAAGCACTGGCTAGAAAGATTTCTATCCGCTTGGTTGTCAGAATAGAAGCCTCATTTGAAGAAATCCTTGAACGCATTCATCGAAATACTGGAGGCGATCGCAAAGGCCGCGATGACGATTACATTGAGCTTATTTACCGTAAATGGCAGATATACAAAGATCGAACAAGACCTCTCATAGAATTTTACCAAAAAAATGGTGCCAAAATACTCAAATTCCTGGTAGGAAGATTTACCACTCCTCAAGAAACCCTTACCCTTATTCAGGAAAAAATTTCCGTAAACGAAATAAAAGAATTATTCTAG
- a CDS encoding sigma-54-dependent transcriptional regulator: MIKYKLITENKLTGHYISHLLDLAKIDESTLENANLLILVEPEKIPIKKLEKLVSNLKKNVKILIVSQNLSSVNLPVRETFFLKQPFLTSQFINLIEEISSSHLPLTREERENPFIGEHSSIAKIRNFIPKLASISSPVLLVGAKGTGKELLARHIQAHRGGNFIKFSPKTLASDMIEPVLFGFSASVFPKIKKKKEGLLAKAGEGVLYIEDIDTLPLKTQKKLLSFIENGYFYPLGAKEAVKSSAKLVASLSKPPEEIFKTGKIHTEIFFRLSEFAIYLPSLKKRKIDIPLLAQHFLEKYAHLYRKETIYFSANFIERLLFHSWPSNLDELKKIIKEVVIWGEEETFKRHLPKKIVKNRLRFRDIEDLLSQLIQEEKRIRERTVSSRKGQASRHTGSR, encoded by the coding sequence ATGATAAAATACAAACTTATTACAGAAAATAAACTAACGGGCCATTATATTAGCCATTTACTAGATTTAGCAAAAATAGACGAAAGCACATTAGAAAACGCTAATTTGTTAATACTGGTAGAACCAGAAAAGATACCCATTAAAAAACTAGAAAAACTGGTTTCAAATTTAAAGAAAAACGTCAAAATATTGATAGTTAGTCAAAATCTATCTTCAGTTAATCTTCCTGTAAGAGAAACGTTTTTTTTAAAGCAACCTTTTTTAACCAGCCAGTTCATAAATTTGATTGAAGAAATATCTTCCAGCCATTTACCTCTCACCCGGGAAGAAAGAGAAAACCCCTTTATAGGGGAACACTCTAGCATTGCCAAAATAAGAAATTTCATACCCAAACTCGCTTCTATTTCCTCTCCTGTTTTACTGGTAGGAGCCAAAGGGACTGGGAAAGAGTTGCTTGCCCGCCACATACAGGCGCACCGCGGAGGAAACTTTATAAAATTTTCTCCAAAGACCTTGGCTTCAGATATGATTGAACCGGTATTATTTGGATTTTCCGCAAGCGTTTTTCCTAAGATTAAGAAAAAGAAAGAAGGTCTTTTGGCTAAAGCAGGAGAAGGGGTACTTTATATTGAAGACATAGACACTTTACCCTTAAAAACCCAGAAAAAATTGCTTTCTTTTATTGAAAATGGATATTTTTATCCCCTGGGAGCCAAAGAAGCCGTAAAAAGTTCGGCTAAACTAGTTGCCTCTCTTTCAAAACCACCTGAAGAGATTTTTAAAACAGGGAAAATCCATACAGAAATATTTTTCCGCCTATCTGAATTTGCCATTTATCTACCATCTTTAAAAAAACGAAAGATAGATATCCCTTTACTAGCTCAACATTTTTTAGAAAAGTATGCTCATTTATATCGCAAAGAAACAATTTATTTTTCGGCTAACTTTATAGAAAGGTTATTATTCCACTCCTGGCCAAGCAATTTAGATGAATTGAAAAAGATTATAAAAGAGGTTGTAATTTGGGGTGAAGAAGAAACCTTTAAAAGGCATTTACCTAAAAAAATTGTTAAAAACAGACTCAGATTTCGAGATATTGAAGACCTTTTAAGCCAGCTTATTCAAGAAGAAAAACGTATCAGGGAACGAACTGTATCCAGCCGTAAGGGTCAGGCTTCTCGCCATACTGGATCCCGGTAA